The following proteins are encoded in a genomic region of Saccharomyces mikatae IFO 1815 strain IFO1815 genome assembly, chromosome: 9:
- the SEC24 gene encoding COPII subunit SEC24 (similar to Saccharomyces cerevisiae SEC24 (YIL109C) and SFB2 (YNL049C); ancestral locus Anc_2.262): MSHHKKRVYPQAQLQYGQNATPLQQPAQFMPPQDTAAAGMNYAQMGMPSQAAMPPMGQQQFLTPAQEQLHQQIDQAATSMNDMHLHNVPLVDPNAYMQPQVPVQMGTPLQQQQQQQPLSTPAYGQSSATMGQNMRPMNQLYPIDLLTELPPPINDLTLPPPPLVIPPEKMLVPSELSNASPDYIRSTLNAVPKNSSLLKKSKLPFGLVIRPYQHLYDDIDPPPLNEDGLIVRCRRCRSYMNPFVTFIEQGRRWRCNFCRLANDVPMQMDQSDPNDPKSRYDRSEIKCAVMEYMAPKEYTLRQPPPATYCFLIDVSQSSIKSGLLATTINTLLQNLDSIPNHDERTRISILCVDNAIHYFKIPLDSESNEESTDQINMMDIADLEEPFLPRPNSMVVSLKACRKNIETLLTKIPLIFQSNLITSFALGPALKSAYHLIGGVGGKIIVISGTLPNLGIGKLQRRNESGVVNTSKETAQLLSCQDSFYKNFTIDCSKVQITVDLFLASEEYMDVASLSNLSRFTAGQTHFYPGFSGKNPNDIVKFSTEFAKHISMDFCMETVMRARGSTGLRMTRFYGHFFNRSSDLCAFSTMPRDQSYLFEVNVDESIMADYCYIQVAVLLSLNNSQRRIRIITLAMPTTESLAEVYASADQLAIASFYNSKAVEKALNSSLDEARVLINKSVQDILATYKKEIVVSNTAGGAPLRLCANLRMFPLLMHSLTKHMAFRSGIVPSDHRASALNNLESLPLKYLIKNIYPDVYSLHDMADEAGLPVQTEDGEATGTVVLPQPINATSSLFERYGLYLIDNGNELFLWMGGDAVPALVFDVFGTQDIFDIPIGKQEIPVVENSEFNQRVRNIINQLRNHDDIITYQSLYIVRGASLSEPVNHASAREVATLRLWASSTLVEDKILNNESYREFLQIMKARISK, from the coding sequence ATGTCTCACCACAAGAAACGTGTTTACCCACAGGCTCAACTCCAATATGGACAGAATGCCACCCCTCTACAGCAGCCAGCTCAATTCATGCCTCCCCAGGATACGGCAGCAGCCGGGATGAACTATGCGCAAATGGGAATGCCATCGCAAGCTGCAATGCCACCCATGGGTCAACAACAGTTCTTAACCCCTGCTCAAGAACAGTTACATCAGCAAATCGACCAAGCCGCAACTTCTATGAACGATATGCATCTACACAATGTACCCCTAGTCGACCCGAATGCTTATATGCAGCCGCAAGTCCCTGTGCAAATGGGAACGCCCttgcaacaacagcagcagcaacaaccaCTATCAACACCTGCCTATGGTCAATCTAGCGCCACAATGGGCCAAAACATGAGACCCATGAACCAGTTGTATCCGATCGATCTATTGACGGAATTGCCACCTCCAATCAACGATTTAACTCTGCCCCCCCCACCTTTGGTTATTCCTCCGGAGAAGATGTTGGTTCCGTCGGAATTGTCGAACGCGTCTCCAGATTACATCAGATCGACTTTGAATGCTGTTCCCAAAAACAGCTCCTTGTTGAAGAAGTCTAAGCTACCATTTGGGTTAGTTATAAGACCATACCAACACTTGTACGATGACATTGACCCTCCTCCATTAAATGAAGACGGGTTAATTGTCCGTTGTCGTCGTTGTCGTTCTTACATGAACCCTTTTGTCACCTTCATTGAGCAAGGTAGAAGATGGAGATGTAACTTTTGTCGCTTGGCCAATGATGTTCCAATGCAAATGGACCAGAGCGATCCGAATGACCCAAAGAGTAGATACGACAGAAGCGAAATCAAATGTGCTGTCATGGAGTACATGGCACCCAAGGAATATACTCTAAGGCAACCACCTCCAGCCACCTACTGTTTTCTGATCGATGTATCCCAGTCATCCATCAAAAGCGGGTTGTTAGCCACTACCATCAACACTCTTCTTCAGAATCTGGATTCCATTCCCAACCACGACGAAAGAACCAGGATCTCTATTTTATGTGTGGACAACGCCATTCACTACTTCAAAATCCCATTGGATTCTGAAAGTAACGAAGAATCTACCGATCAAATCAATATGATGGACATTGCGGACTTGGAGGAACCTTTCTTGCCAAGACCTAACTCCATGGTCGTATCCTTGAAGGCATGCAGAAAAAACATTGAAACTTTGTTGACCAAGATTCCTCTAATCTTTCAGTCTAATTTGATCACTAGCTTTGCGTTGGGCCCTGCTTTGAAATCAGCTTACCACTTAATTGGTGGTGTCGGTGGCAAAATAATCGTCATATCAGGTACTTTACCCAACTTAGGCATAGGGAAActgcaaagaagaaacgaAAGCGGTGTTGTTAATAcatcaaaagaaacagcCCAATTACTTTCCTGTCAAGACTCATTTTATAAAAACTTCACCATTGACTGTTCTAAAGTCCAAATCACTGTGGATTTATTCTTGGCTTCCGAAGAATACATGGATGTTGCATCATTGTCCAATTTGAGTCGTTTCACTGCTGGTCAAACCCATTTCTATCCTGGTTTCTCTGGCAAAAATCCAAATGATATTGTCAAGTTTTCTACTGAGTTTGCCAAGCATATCTCCATGGATTTCTGTATGGAAACTGTCATGAGGGCGCGTGGTTCCACAGGTTTAAGAATGACTAGATTTTATGGCCACTTTTTTAATAGGTCCTCCGATTTATGTGCATTTTCCACCATGCCAAGAGATCAATCATACTTGTTTGAAGTTAATGTTGATGAATCCATTATGGCCGACTACTGTTATATTCAGGTAGCTGTACTtttatctttgaataatagTCAACGTAGAATTAGAATTATAACTTTAGCAATGCCAACCACAGAATCATTGGCCGAAGTATATGCATCGGCTGACCAATTGGCCATTGCCTCATTCTATAACTCAAAGGCAGTGGAAAAAGCATTGAATTCCAGTTTGGACGAGGCAAGAGTCTTGATTAATAAATCCGTTCAAGATATACTAGCCACATACAAGAAGGAAATTGTAGTATCCAACACTGCAGGTGGGGCTCCACTAAGATTATGTGCCAACTTGAGAATGTTCCCATTGCTAATGCATTCTTTGACAAAGCATATGGCATTTAGATCTGGTATTGTCCCAAGTGATCATCGTGCCTCTGCCTTGAACAATCTAGAATCACTACCATTGAAATACTTAATCAAGAACATCTATCCTGATGTCTATTCATTGCATGATATGGCTGATGAAGCTGGGCTACCAGTACAAACTGAAGATGGTGAAGCCACTGGTACAGTGGTTTTGCCTCAACCCATCAACGCTACCTCTTCATTGTTTGAAAGATACGGTCTATACTTGATTGATAACGGCAATGAATTGTTTTTATGGATGGGTGGTGATGCTGTTCCAGCATTAGTGTTCGATGTGTTCGGCACTCAGGATATCTTCGACATTCCAATTGgcaaacaagaaatacCTGTTGTGGAAAATTCTGAATTCAACCAAAGAGTAAGAAACATTATTAACCAACTAAGAAATCATGACGATATCATCACTTACCAATCATTGTATATTGTCAGGGGTGCTTCTTTGAGTGAACCTGTTAACCATGCATCTGCTAGGGAAGTGGCAACACTGAGACTATGGGCTTCGAGTACCTTAGTAGAGGATAAGATTTTGAATAACGAAAGTTACAGAGAATTCTTACAAATTATGAAAGCTAGAATTAGTAAATGA
- the SMKI09G0650 gene encoding putative metalloendopeptidase (similar to Saccharomyces cerevisiae YIL108W; ancestral locus Anc_2.263) codes for MAVSKDIDLFNLRENEQIVSPCLIVHGKCNKPNGAKTVQVQHPQLPPVTYPIHNQFFKATVILTPGENKLTFVTDTNTVRRIVCYYTPLTQNPPVHLCLILAKDSPLQFDSPREQKNREGGNGLELAIKKLRLGARLMQAYTNEQMLRNSMGNRTFSFVEEYTWDTLFEQPAMRSTIKVHVVRSEKTVKEIRDPDIAQQNSKGKNTGALFGIAMDALKSYGGPFTNNEKPVQAACMFLDTHWDGNLITGHAALGGGDESIKLAIFGSHGLYSWPSCLEQIVPYFTDETKSSKSEVANDCNECGTYWECLTITLGAFMHEIGHLLGCPHQESGVMLRGYTTLNRSFLTKEAHSVRTNSTGASPPIFPKEECTWHRLDTVRFLYHPSFTLPQDYYDPSFMRPTKLGGFPNIKHSVYPLGNGSCRILSPTGIYLIEIICDDLAKGHIEYLPVSLGGRGPQREVIVTLDDLRSRLPKSELGKFGDTFKLKILSVNAPEIEFDNFPSLLNVQPLDMSKYGFSKSVQGIKSPLYGRSDGGNDVGIVAFDVRLVTAVRIYHGYALDGVRFYYKEEPTPSKHAPSVKPSVPPRNYFAKITHSIKSHVSINESDFKSVLFGHETQNYTDATLEPGEIIIGFNLRCGAWVDAIQIITSHGRMTDMFGNKNGGGLAELQPPNGQYILGVTGRVGQWVDAFGIVYGSLE; via the coding sequence ATGGCAGTCTCGAAGGATATTGATCTGTTCAATTTGAGAGAAAACGAACAAATTGTGTCACCTTGTCTTATCGTCCATGGGAAGTGCAATAAGCCAAATGGTGCTAAAACTGTTCAGGTGCAGCATCCACAATTGCCTCCCGTTACTTACCCCATACACAATCAGTTCTTCAAGGCCACTGTGATACTAACTCCTGGTGAGAATAAGTTGACATTTGTCACCGACACCAACACTGTTAGGAGAATTGTATGTTACTATACGCCGCTGACGCAGAATCCTCCTGTGCATCTGTGCTTGATCTTGGCCAAAGACTCGCCCTTACAGTTCGACTCTCCTCGAGAGCAGAAGAACAGGGAGGGTGGGAATGGCCTTGAGTTGGCCATTAAGAAACTTAGACTTGGTGCCAGACTCATGCAAGCTTACACGAACGAGCAGATGTTGAGAAACAGTATGGGCAATAGGACCTTCTCGTTTGTTGAGGAGTATACGTGGGACACCCTGTTCGAGCAGCCTGCTATGAGAAGCACCATAAAGGTGCATGTGGTACGTTCTGAAAAAACGGTGAAGGAGATCCGGGACCCTGACATAGCTCAACAAAATTCCAAGGGGAAGAACACCGGCGCCCTTTTTGGGATAGCCATGGATGCCCTGAAGAGCTACGGTGGACCCTTTACTAATAACGAGAAGCCTGTTCAGGCAGCTTGTATGTTTTTAGATACCCACTGGGATGGAAATTTGATTACGGGCCATGCTGCATTAGGCGGGGGCGATGAGAGCATCAAGCTAGCCATTTTCGGGTCTCACGGGCTTTATTCATGGCCAAGTTGCCTCGAGCAAATAGTGCCTTATTTCACTGATGAGACGAAGTCCTCCAAAAGTGAGGTGGCAAACGATTGTAACGAGTGTGGCACCTACTGGGAGTGTTTGACTATCACTTTAGGGGCATTCATGCATGAGATTGGCCACTTGCTGGGCTGCCCTCACCAGGAAAGCGGTGTGATGTTAAGAGGCTATACCACTTTGAACAGATCATTCTTGACTAAAGAGGCGCATTCTGTGAGAACAAACTCTACTGGTGCTAGCCCTCCCATCTTCCCCAAGGAAGAGTGCACCTGGCATCGTCTCGATACGGTAAGGTTCTTATACCATCCTTCTTTCACTTTACCACAGGACTATTACGATCCCTCATTCATGAGGCCTACAAAATTGGGTGGGTTTCCAAATATAAAACATTCTGTATACCCCTTGGGTAACGGTAGCTGCCGCATCTTGTCGCCCACAGGGATTTACCTAATTGAAATCATTTGCGATGATTTGGCCAAGGGCCATATTGAATATTTACCGGTTTCTCTGGGTGGAAGAGGACCTCAGCGGGAAGTCATAGTAACGCTAGATGATTTACGTTCCAGGTTACCCAAGAGTGAACTTGGCAAATTTGGTGATACTTTTAAGTTGAAAATTCTCTCTGTTAATGCACCAGAGATTGAGTTCGACAATTTCCCATCATTGTTGAATGTTCAGCCGTTAGACATGTCCAAATATGGATTTTCTAAAAGTGTTCAAGGCATTAAATCACCATTGTATGGTCGCAGTGACGGTGGTAACGATGTTGGCATTGTCGCCTTTGATGTTAGATTAGTCACTGCCGTCAGGATATACCATGGTTATGCCCTGGATGGCGTGAGATTTTATTACAAAGAAGAGCCAACGCCATCTAAGCATGCTCCTTCTGTGAAACCGTCTGTACCACCGAGAAACTATTTTGCCAAAATCACGCATAGTATCAAAAGTCATGTTTCCATAAACGAAAGTGATTTTAAAAGTGTACTCTTCGGGCACGAAACTCAAAATTATACGGATGCTACCTTAGAACCTGGTGAAATAATCATTGGATTCAATTTGAGGTGCGGAGCTTGGGTTGATGCCATCCAAATTATAACTAGTCATGGCAGAATGACCGACATGTTTGGTAATAAAAATGGAGGTGGTTTAGCTGAATTGCAACCACCTAATGGTCAGTATATTTTGGGTGTTACAGGTAGAGTTGGCCAATGGGTCGATGCCTTTGGAATTGTTTATGGATCTCTGGAGTAG
- the PFK26 gene encoding 6-phosphofructo-2-kinase (similar to Saccharomyces cerevisiae PFK26 (YIL107C); ancestral locus Anc_2.264) gives MFKPVDFSETSPVPPDTDLAPTQSPHHVTPSQDSCYDLLPRGSDDKIDAEKGPHDELSKHLPLFQKRPLSDTPISSNWNSPRITEDNTPSDSPENSATNLKSLHRLHINDETKLKNANIPMDNVTDYIPPSGEADEVTRIDLKDIKSPTRHHKRRPTTIDVPGLTKSKTSPDGLISKEDSGSKLVIVMVGLPATGKSFITNKLSRFLNYSLYYCKVFNVGNTRRRFAKEHGLKDQDSKFFDPNNADSTRLRDKWAMDTLDELLDYLLEGAGSVGIFDATNTSRERRKNVLARIRKRSPHLKVLFLESVCSDHALVQKNIRLKLFGPDYKGKDPESSLKDFKSRLANYLKAYEPIEDDENLQYIKMIDVGKKVIAYNIQGFLASQTVYYLLNFNLADRQIWITRSGESEDNVSGRIGGNSHLTPRGLRFAKSLPKFIARQREIFYQNLMQQKKNNENSDNNLYNDFFVWTSMRARTIETAQYFNEDDYPIKQMKMLDELSAGDYDGMTYPEIQNNFPEEFEKRQMDKLRYRYPGIGGESYMDVINRLRPVITELERIEDNVLIITHRVVARALLGYFMNLSMDIIANLDVPLHCVYCLEPKPYGITWSLWEYDETSDSFSKVPQTDLNTTRVKEVGLVYNERRYSVIPTAPPSARSSFASDFLSRKKSNLTSASSSQSESSEQPKNSVSAQIGSTAALTGSNISVNNNNGNSKVPLSAPLMTTNASNNILDGGGTSISIHRPRVVPNLNNVNPLLANNSKSTFNAPNIKNSAATARQMFEIDKVDEKLSMLKNKSFSLHGKDYSTDTDNNDNDDIRARTMTRSQSHV, from the coding sequence ATGTTCAAACCAGTAGACTTCTCTGAAACATCTCCTGTGCCGCCTGATACTGATCTTGCTCCTACCCAATCGCCACACCATGTGACACCTAGCCAGGACTCCTGTTATGATCTTTTACCCCGGGGTTCCGATGATAAAATTGACGCTGAGAAGGGTCCACACGATGAGTTGTCTAAACACTTAccacttttccaaaaaagaCCTTTGAGCGATACTCCCATATCTAGCAATTGGAACTCTCCTCGAATTACTGAAGATAACACCCCTTCAGACTCTCCTGAGAATAGCGCTACGAATTTGAAATCGTTACACCGATTGCACATTAATGACGAAACTAAACTAAAAAATGCGAACATTCCCATGGACAATGTTACTGATTATATTCCTCCTTCGGGTGAAGCAGATGAGGTGACTCGAATTGATTTGAAGGATATCAAATCACCCACAAGACACCATAAAAGAAGACCTACCACTATCGATGTTCCTGGTTTGACGAAATCTAAGACTTCTCCAGATGGTCTCATATCTAAGGAAGACAGCGGGTCCAAATTGGTTATTGTTATGGTCGGATTACCTGCTACGGGAAAGTCGTTTATTACAAATAAGTTATCCAGGTTCTTAAATTACTCTTTATACTATTGTAAAGTGTTTAATGTTGGTAAcacaagaagaaggttTGCCAAGGAGCATGGCTTAAAAGATCAAGATTCAAAGTTTTTTGACCCAAATAATGCTGATTCGACGAGGCTGAGAGACAAATGGGCAATGGATACTTTAGATGAATTGTTAGATTATTTATTAGAGGGTGCAGGATCGGTGGGTATTTTTGATGCCACCAATACTTCCCgtgaaagaagaaaaaatgtgtTGGCTAGAATTAGAAAGAGAAGCCCTCatttgaaagttttatttttagaatCTGTTTGTTCAGATCACGCACTGGTAcagaaaaatattagaCTCAAACTATTTGGTCCAGAttataaaggaaaagatcCTGAAAGCTCTCTGAAAGATTTTAAAAGCCGTTTAGCGAACTACCTCAAGGCCTATGAACctattgaagatgatgagaaTTTGCAATACATCAAAATGATAGATGTGGGGAAGAAAGTTATTGCATATAATATCCAGGGGTTTTTAGCTTCGCAAACGGTGTATTACTTGTTAAACTTCAATTTGGCTGACAGACAGATTTGGATAACGAGAAGTGGCGAAAGTGAGGACAATGTTAGTGGCCGTATTGGCGGCAATTCTCATCTGACTCCTCGCGGTTTGAGGTTTGCCAAAAGCTTGCCCAAATTCATCGCTAGACAGAGAGAAATCTTTTACCAAAATCTCAtgcaacaaaaaaaaaataatgaaaattcAGATAACAATCTTTATAATGACTTTTTCGTTTGGACCAGCATGCGTGCTAGGACTATAGAGACTGCCCAATATTTCAATGAAGACGATTATCCTATcaaacaaatgaaaatgttaGACGAATTAAGTGCGGGTGATTATGATGGTATGACATATCCGGAGATTCAAAACAATTTCCCAGAAGAATTCGAAAAAAGACAAATGGATAAGTTAAGATATAGATACCCTGGCATTGGTGGTGAGTCGTATATGGATGTTATCAATAGGCTCAGACCTGTGATCACAGAACTAGAAAGAATCGAAGATAACGTCCTTATTATTACACATCGCGTGGTAGCAAGAGCCTTATTAGGATATTTTATGAATTTAAGCATGGATATCATTGCCAATTTAGATGTTCCATTACATTGTGTCTATTGTTTGGAACCAAAACCTTATGGAATCACTTGGTCATTGTGGGAATACGATGAAACATCCGattcattttctaaagTCCCACAAACAGACTTGAATACCACGAGGGTGAAAGAAGTGGGCCTCGTTTataatgaaagaagatATTCTGTTATACCAACTGCCCCACCAAGTGCAAGAAGCAGTTTCGCAAGTGACTTCTtgtcaagaaaaaagtcCAACCTTACTTCTGCATCATCATCACAGAGTGAATCATCAGAACAACCGAAAAATAGTGTTAGCGCTCAAATTGGCAGCACAGCAGCACTTACTGGAAGCAACATTAGTGttaacaacaacaatggTAATTCAAAAGTGCCATTGTCTGCACCATTAATGACCACCAATGCTTCTAACAATATCTTAGACGGTGGTGGTACCTCGATTTCGATACATCGTCCAAGAGTTGTTccaaatttgaataatgTGAACCCTCTATTGGCTAACAATAGTAAATCAACTTTCAACGCGCCTAATATAAAGAACTCAGCAGCTACAGCAAGGCAAATGTTTGAAATAGACAAAGTGGACGAAAAATTATCtatgttgaaaaataaaagtttttcattacatGGAAAGGACTATTCTACTGACactgataataatgataatgatgatataaGAGCAAGAACGATGACACGGAGTCAAAGTCACGTTTAA